AACTAAAGCTACTAATGACTTTATTGCCTTGGACATGTCGGATGGTAACCAAGTACGCGTTTCTCTGAGTCAAATTACAGAGAAGATGCCTTACTATCCAAGTATTGCGAAGCAACTTCAAGCGCCACAAGTGATTGATATGGAAGCAGGGATTTATGCAAAGCCAAAAGAAGATTACTTGGCTGATCTAAAAAATCCTGAGGGAAATAAGAAGAACTCAGAAAATACAACTGAAATTACAGCAACACAATAATAAAACTGAGAGGTTAGCCTTTCAGTTTTATTATATTTTCTTCTTGAAAAAGAAAAACGTTTGTTTCTTTCAAAGAAAACAAACGTTTTTTGAATTTATGCATTCAATACTTTAGATAAGAAGTCTTGTAGACGTGGATGCTGAGGGTTTTCAAAGAGGTCTTCTGGTTTACCATCTTCAAGGATAACACCTGCATCTGTAAACATGACACGGTTAGCAACTTTACGTGCAAAGCCCATCTCGTGTGTCACGATAAGCATTGTCATGCCATCATCTGCGATACGACGCATCAGGTCAAGAACATCGCCAACCATCTCAGGGTCAAGTGCTGAAGTTGGCTCATCAAAGAGCATAACATCAGGGTCCATAGCCAAGGCACGGGCAATGGCTACACGTTGTTTTTGTCCACCTGAAAGCATCTCAGGCATTGTATCTTTTTTCTCTTCTAGACCAACAGCTTCAAGCAAGCGTAGTGCTTTTTCTTTTGCTTCAGTTTTTGTAAGCTTTTTAAGCTCAACAGGAGCATACATGATGTTTTCTAAAACGGTCATGTTAGGGAAGAGATTGAAGTGTTGGAAAACCATTCCGACATGTTGGCGAACCAAGTTAATGTCAGTGTTTTTATCTGTAAGGTTGTACCCGTTGATAATGACATCACCACTTGTTGCGTCTTCTAAACCATTTAGTGTACGGAGGAATGTTGATTTACCAGAACCTGAAGGGCCGATAATACAAACAACATCTCCTTTGTTAAATTTTGCAGAGATTCCTTTGAGGACCTCATTTTTACCATATGTTTTGTGAAGATCAGTAACTTCGATTTGTACAGACATATCTTTAATCTCCTTATTTCATTTTTTGTTCGATGCGACGTCCTGCCCACATCAAGAGAAGCAGAACCACCATGTAAATCAGACCAATCAAACCGTAGACACGGAAGGCTTGGAAGTTACGGGCAACGATGATTTGACCTGCTTGCAAGAGTTCAACCAATCCGATAACAGATACCAAGGTTGTATCTTTAAGCGTAATGATAAATTGGTTAATCAAGCTAGGAATGGTAATCTTAACAGCTTGTGGCAAGATTACTTTACGCATTGTTTTCACATAAGGGATACCAAGTGAGCGGCTGGCCTCCATTTGACCTGTTGGAACAGCAGCGATACCCCCACGAACGATTTCAGCGATATAGGCTGATTCATTCAGCGTCAAGGCAATAACACCGGCTGTAAACTCATTCAGAGGACTTTGATGGCCTGTGATGAGTTGCAACATGTTTGGAATGCCGTAGAAAATGAAAATTGTTAATACCAAGAGTGGAATTGAACGGTTAAGGTCGACATAAATACGTGAAATTGTACGTAGAGCTGGTGATGGACTCGCTGAGAAAAGTCCGAAAATTACACCAACAATCATTGCTAAAACAAAGGAAACTAAAGCAAGTTGGATAGTGATCCAGAGACCTTTACCTAACTGTTTCCAGTTGTTTTTCAAGATACCAAGCATTGTGCTTTCTGTTTCTGACTCAGTTGCTGTTTCAGTTTTTGAAGCTAAATATTTATCAACAATTTCTTGATATTGACCGCTGGCACGCAGTGAAGAAAGACCATTGTTGAACATTTCGATAAGTTCAGGATTGGTTCCTTTTTTCACAGCGAAACCGTATTGACCTGTTGGAATACCTTCAAAAGGTGTTTTAAATTCTTGGCCTTGTTTAATGGCATATTTTACTACAGGCTCATCATCCATAAAGGCTTGAATTGAACCATTGTTCAATGAAGAATACATTGAAGTAGCATCAGTAAATGTTTTTAAAGTGTAGCCGTATTTGCTTTCGTTTTTTGTTAAGTAGTCATAAGAAGCTGTCCCGTTTTTGGCACCTACTTGTTTTCCTTTTAGATCTTCCCATTTCTTGATGTCTTCATTTGACTTAGAAACAGCAAGCGTCAAATTCGAATCGTAATAGGCATCACCAAAGTCAAAGACTTTTTTACGTGCATCAGTAATTGACATACCGGCCATCATAGCATCAGCATGTCCTGCTTGAACAGCATCTACCGCAGGTTGGAAACCAACGTGGTTCCATTTGATTTTGAAGCCTTGTTGCTTAGCGATAGCATTAAGCAAGTCGACATCAATACCTGTGAATTTTTTATCTGTGTTTTGGAATTCAAATGGGGCAAAGCTATTATCTGAGGCAATAGTGTAAACATCTTTTTTAGGAGTTGCTTTCTTACCACCAGTATATTTTTGAACGATTTTGTCATACTCGCCATTGGCTTTCATTTGAGTCAAAGCTTTGTTGAAGCCGTCGACGAGTTTAGAGTTCTCACCTTTCATTACAGCGAAACCGTAACCTCCAGGAAGTGAGAAGGAAGGAAGATTGATTGCCAAGTCTTGTCCTTGGTTGATGGCATAAGAGATAACAGGAGCTTCATCCATCGCACCTACGATGTTCCCTGCGGCCAATGAGGCAAACATGTGAACACCGTCAGAGTAAGTTTTGATTGTGTAGCCGTACTTGTCTTGGTTTTTTTGTAACCAGTCATAAGAAGCTGTTCCTTTTTTAGCACCAACAGCTTTGCCTTTAAGTTCATCATAGCTCTTAAGTGTAGAAGACTTTGTTGTAGCTAAAGTGATGGCTGAAGTATAATAAGGATCTGAAACATCAAAAACTTGTTTACGTTCGTCTGTAATCGTCATCCCAGCGATGACTGCATCAGCTTTTCCAGCTTTTAAGTTTTGAAGAGCGGCATCAAATCCAGGGAAAGACATTTCAAGCTTCCAGTCATTGATTTTAGCGACTTCCTTCATGATATCGACATCGATACCTACCCAATTTTTATCTGAATCTTGGAATTCAAAAGGGGCATAAGCATTATCACTCGCGATACGTACGGTTTCCTGAGCGCTGACATTATGAGCAGTCGCAAAGGACATTCCGGTAATCGTGGCGAATATTAAAGATAATGTAAGGAATAATTTCTTCATTTCATTATTTCTCCTAAGTTTCATTAATTATATAAACAATTATATACTTGTCAGTATACCATAAAATAAGGCTGAAAAAAATAAATTATGTCACAAAACATGACATGGAAAACAGTGTGAATAAATAAAAATAATAATTTTGTCTAAAAAAATTGGCGAAGGAGAATTTGATAAAGGCAAGCTTTTAGTGTAAAATAAAACATGCAGTAACAGCATAACAAAAGGAAAATAAAAAAATATGTTTACAACACTTTCGATGTTTGGCTTCTTCAATGACTGGATTTCTGGTTTTTTGAATGCGCCAGGCGCACACGTTTGGGTCTATGTTCTCTTAGGAGCGATCATCTTCATTGAAACAGGGCTGGTTATTTTTCCGTTCTTACCAGGGGATTCAATTCTCTTTTTCGTAGGATCAATGGCCGCTATGTATCCAGATAAATTATCAATGCCTCTTCTTATTTTGATTATGGGGAGTTTAGCTTTTCTGGCCAACCTTTTGAATTATGAAATCGGCCGTAAATTTGGAGATGTAATTCCAAAACATAAAACACTCTCTAAATTTTTAAAGCCAGAATACATTGAAGAAGCAGAGCAATTCTTTGCCAAATGGGGTTCATGGGCTATCTTCCTCGGGCGCTTTATGCCAATCATTCGTACGGTTGTTCCGTTTACAGCAGGAACAAGTCGTATGCCACATAAAAAATTCGTGCTTTATAATTTCTTAGGTGGTTTTGCTTGGGTTATCGTAGCTTTAGGTGCAGGCTTCCTCTTTGGACAAGTGCCTTTCATCAAGAAAAACTTTGAACTCGTCATGTTAGCAATCGTTGCTGTATCTTTACTTCCAGCAGTGATTGGCGTTGCTAAACGGTATTTCGCAGGACGCAAAGCCGTTTAAAATAAGTTATAATAGTATTAGGAAACTAATACTATTTTTTTATGTAAAAAATAAAGAGAACACAGGTGAACGATGGAAATAAATGGATACACTCGGATGGCTGCTGTGTTAGCCCATCCCATTAAGCACAGTCTTTCTCCTTTTATTCATAACCTCGCTTTTGAGCTGACTGATGAAAATGCGGTCTACCTGGCTTGGGAGTTGGAAGATGAAAAAATGCTCAAACAGACGATCAACAATGTCAGAACATTGGACATGTATGGACTGAATATTTCGATGCCTTACAAGCAAAAAGCAGTTGAATTTATTGATGAGCTATCCGAAGAAGCGGAATTGATTGGAGCAGTCAACACGATTGTCAATCAGAAGGGAAAATTGGTCGGTTACAATACGGATGGTCAGGGCTTTTTCAGTGCGTTAAACTTTAAACCGCGCCATAAAAAAATAACGCTTATTGGTGGTGGAGGCGCCGCGATTTCCATAATTGTTCAGGCTGCTTTGCTTGAAATGCAGGAAATCACGGTTTTTGCTAGACAGTCAGCTTCCTATGCACCTTTAGAGCAGCGTTTGAAGAAGTTGTCACAGCAAACAAAAATTACAATCCGACTTTACAACCTCGCTGATCGTTCACGATTGCAAAAAGAAATTACGACATCTGACTTACTGGTTAATGCAACACCTGTAGGGATGGCGGGTGAAGCAATGCCGCTCCCTTCTTCAATTCTTTTGCCTCCAGGGATTCTTGTGGTAGACACGATTTACAAAGTACGTGAAACCCCATTGATGAAATGGGCGAAAAGCCAAGAGAGAGCAACGATGAATGGAGTGGGTATGCTTATCCATCAAGCTGCCACTTCTTTTGAATTATGGACAGGTAAAAAAATGCCTGTTGAGCAGATAAGTCAGAAATTGGAGGAAAAAGATGAGGTTAAATGTTAATCTTCCAGAGCACCCATATGATATCATTATTAAGAAGGAAAGCTTGTTGGAAGTGGGGCGATGGGTTGCACAACTCTGGCAACAACAAAAAGTTGTACTGGTCACCGACGACAATGTTGAACCTCTCTATGGAAGAGAGGTAGCTTCCCAGTTACGAAGTGAGGGATTTGAAGTTTTTACTTTTACTTTTCCGGCAGGAGAAGCCAGTAAAAACTTGTCTACCGTAGAGAAATTATGGGAGTTTTGTGCTCAACAGGGTTTGACGCGTTCCGATGGAGTTATTGCTTTAGGGGGAGGTGTTGTTGGCGATTTAGCAGCCTTTGCTGCCAGTACATACATGAGAGGCATTCACTTTCTCCAAATACCAACAAGTTTAACGGCACAGGTCGATAGTTCCATCGGTGGAAAAACAGGAATCAATAGTAATTATGCGAAAAATATGATGGGGACTTTTGCCCAGCCGGATGGTGTTCTGATTGATCCTGAGGTATTGAAAACCTTAGAGAAACGTGATTTTCGTGAGGGGATTGGTGAAATCGTCAAGTGTGGCTTGATTGCCGATAAACAACTCTGGGCCCGCTTAAATGAAATCCAGAATGCCGATGAACTTTTGCAAGAAGCAGCGTATTTTATTCGGGCAGCTTGTGAGGTGAAACGGAAACTTGTTGTGGAAGATGAGTTTGATCAGGGAACTCGACTTTATTTGAATTTTGGTCACACAATTGGACATGCTGTCGAAGCTTATGCTGGTTATGGGCAGGTCATGCATGGTGAGGCTGTAGCCATTGGAATGGTCCAAATAAGTAAAGTGGCTGAACGTAAAGGGCTGATGCCTGAAGGACTAACGGCTCAAATTAAAGCGGTGCTCCAAAAGTTTCAACTTCCCCAAACTTATGAACCATGGGATGAGGCAGCTTTGTTTGAAATCCTCAGCCATGATAAAAAAGCGCGAGGCAAGATGATCAAGATCGTGCTTGTTCCCGAAATTGGACAGGCCCAAATTCATGAGATAAGCCTTCAAGAAATGAAGGAGTATTTGAAATGAGATACTGTGCATTTCTTCGGGGAATAAATGTGGGTGGTACTAAACTCAACATGGCAGACTTAAAAACGGAGTTTGAGGCAGCTGGTTTTACAGGTGTTATCACTGTTTTAGCCACAGGGAATGTCATTTTCAGTAGCGCAACCTTGTCTGATTTATCTTTTTTGCCTGTGCAAAGTTTTATAAAAACTGAGCAACAAGTAAGAGAGATTGTCCAAAATAATCCTTTTCAACCAGAAGAAGATTATCATTTTTATGTCTTTGTTGCAGAAAAAACTTTTGCACAAATTGCACAAAGCGAGTTTAATTTATTAAACACAAGTGCAGAAGAAGGTCTTGTCCGAGCAGGTACCTTTTATTGGAAAGTACCCAAGGGCATGACTTTAACCACAGCTTTTGGTAAAATTTTAGGTAAAAAAGTCTATAAAGATCTTTTTACAAGTCGTAATATCAATACATTGGAGAGAATAATTAAAAAATTATAATGTTTGTCTATCTTGGAATAGCACTTTTTGCGGGTTTTTTACTAGCAAACCAAAACCCGATTAATGCCGATCTTCGCAAAAATGTTCATTCCCCTTTTTGGGCCTCAACAATTTCTCAGGTTATTGGGGTTGTTTTCTTAGGGACGATCTCAATACTTTTAACTGGCGATTTGTTTCCCTCTGCGGAATTTGTCCAGTCTCATCCCGCTTGGATATGGATTGGTGGTTTACTCGGTCCGGTCTATGTCACATCGAATGTCTTTCTTTTTCCACGACTGGGTGCTGTGCAGACCGTGATCTTACCCATTTTGGGACAAATTTTGACTGGAGTGGTTATTGACAGCTTTGGCTGGTTTTATGCGGTCCAAATTCCGATGAGCCCTATTCGTATATTGGGTATTATTGTTACTGTACTTGGGCTTTTCATTGCTGTTGTCTTACCCAGCTTACGTGAAAAAACAGCACAAGTTGAAGCCGAGCCCAATTTAATGTTGTGGCGTCTTTGGGCGATAATATCAGGAGCCTTCACTGCGGTTCAACAGGCTATTAATGGACATCTGGGAACCTTATTGCAGCGTCCCTTTCAAGCCTCTTTTATGTCTTTCTTCATTGGACTGATTGCCATTGTCTGTGTGACGTTAGTGATCGAACGTCGCTTGATTACGAGAGTTGAGTTAGGCAAAATCAAAAAATGGAATATATTGGGTGGTATCTGGGGGGCCTTCTTTGTTCTTGGCGCCGTTTTAGCAGTGCCAAAAATAGGGGCTGGCCTAAATATAATGATGGCACTACTTGGACAAATCATTGGTTCAATGTTGGTGCAACAGTTTGGTTGGTGGCGTTCAGATCGCTATCCAATACGACTTATTCAAGTTGCAGGTGTTGCTGTAATGTTGGTAGGCATTGTTTGTATAAAATTTTTGTGAGGAAATATGTTTAGAAAAGAATCATTTGAAATCTTTGATATAGAAGGATTGGAAATGCGTATGCAGGGCGTGCGTGCTGAAATTCAACCGATTTTTATGGAAATAGGAGAACAGCTCAAAGAAAGAATAAGTCAGGCGTTCCCTGAACAGGAGTTTTACCTGCATATTGCA
This window of the Lactococcus garvieae subsp. garvieae genome carries:
- a CDS encoding shikimate dehydrogenase, with the protein product MEINGYTRMAAVLAHPIKHSLSPFIHNLAFELTDENAVYLAWELEDEKMLKQTINNVRTLDMYGLNISMPYKQKAVEFIDELSEEAELIGAVNTIVNQKGKLVGYNTDGQGFFSALNFKPRHKKITLIGGGGAAISIIVQAALLEMQEITVFARQSASYAPLEQRLKKLSQQTKITIRLYNLADRSRLQKEITTSDLLVNATPVGMAGEAMPLPSSILLPPGILVVDTIYKVRETPLMKWAKSQERATMNGVGMLIHQAATSFELWTGKKMPVEQISQKLEEKDEVKC
- a CDS encoding amino acid ABC transporter substrate-binding protein/permease; this translates as MKKLFLTLSLIFATITGMSFATAHNVSAQETVRIASDNAYAPFEFQDSDKNWVGIDVDIMKEVAKINDWKLEMSFPGFDAALQNLKAGKADAVIAGMTITDERKQVFDVSDPYYTSAITLATTKSSTLKSYDELKGKAVGAKKGTASYDWLQKNQDKYGYTIKTYSDGVHMFASLAAGNIVGAMDEAPVISYAINQGQDLAINLPSFSLPGGYGFAVMKGENSKLVDGFNKALTQMKANGEYDKIVQKYTGGKKATPKKDVYTIASDNSFAPFEFQNTDKKFTGIDVDLLNAIAKQQGFKIKWNHVGFQPAVDAVQAGHADAMMAGMSITDARKKVFDFGDAYYDSNLTLAVSKSNEDIKKWEDLKGKQVGAKNGTASYDYLTKNESKYGYTLKTFTDATSMYSSLNNGSIQAFMDDEPVVKYAIKQGQEFKTPFEGIPTGQYGFAVKKGTNPELIEMFNNGLSSLRASGQYQEIVDKYLASKTETATESETESTMLGILKNNWKQLGKGLWITIQLALVSFVLAMIVGVIFGLFSASPSPALRTISRIYVDLNRSIPLLVLTIFIFYGIPNMLQLITGHQSPLNEFTAGVIALTLNESAYIAEIVRGGIAAVPTGQMEASRSLGIPYVKTMRKVILPQAVKITIPSLINQFIITLKDTTLVSVIGLVELLQAGQIIVARNFQAFRVYGLIGLIYMVVLLLLMWAGRRIEQKMK
- the aroB gene encoding 3-dehydroquinate synthase yields the protein MRLNVNLPEHPYDIIIKKESLLEVGRWVAQLWQQQKVVLVTDDNVEPLYGREVASQLRSEGFEVFTFTFPAGEASKNLSTVEKLWEFCAQQGLTRSDGVIALGGGVVGDLAAFAASTYMRGIHFLQIPTSLTAQVDSSIGGKTGINSNYAKNMMGTFAQPDGVLIDPEVLKTLEKRDFREGIGEIVKCGLIADKQLWARLNEIQNADELLQEAAYFIRAACEVKRKLVVEDEFDQGTRLYLNFGHTIGHAVEAYAGYGQVMHGEAVAIGMVQISKVAERKGLMPEGLTAQIKAVLQKFQLPQTYEPWDEAALFEILSHDKKARGKMIKIVLVPEIGQAQIHEISLQEMKEYLK
- a CDS encoding DMT family transporter; protein product: MFVYLGIALFAGFLLANQNPINADLRKNVHSPFWASTISQVIGVVFLGTISILLTGDLFPSAEFVQSHPAWIWIGGLLGPVYVTSNVFLFPRLGAVQTVILPILGQILTGVVIDSFGWFYAVQIPMSPIRILGIIVTVLGLFIAVVLPSLREKTAQVEAEPNLMLWRLWAIISGAFTAVQQAINGHLGTLLQRPFQASFMSFFIGLIAIVCVTLVIERRLITRVELGKIKKWNILGGIWGAFFVLGAVLAVPKIGAGLNIMMALLGQIIGSMLVQQFGWWRSDRYPIRLIQVAGVAVMLVGIVCIKFL
- a CDS encoding amino acid ABC transporter ATP-binding protein; translated protein: MSVQIEVTDLHKTYGKNEVLKGISAKFNKGDVVCIIGPSGSGKSTFLRTLNGLEDATSGDVIINGYNLTDKNTDINLVRQHVGMVFQHFNLFPNMTVLENIMYAPVELKKLTKTEAKEKALRLLEAVGLEEKKDTMPEMLSGGQKQRVAIARALAMDPDVMLFDEPTSALDPEMVGDVLDLMRRIADDGMTMLIVTHEMGFARKVANRVMFTDAGVILEDGKPEDLFENPQHPRLQDFLSKVLNA
- a CDS encoding DUF1697 domain-containing protein; the protein is MRYCAFLRGINVGGTKLNMADLKTEFEAAGFTGVITVLATGNVIFSSATLSDLSFLPVQSFIKTEQQVREIVQNNPFQPEEDYHFYVFVAEKTFAQIAQSEFNLLNTSAEEGLVRAGTFYWKVPKGMTLTTAFGKILGKKVYKDLFTSRNINTLERIIKKL
- a CDS encoding VTT domain-containing protein codes for the protein MFTTLSMFGFFNDWISGFLNAPGAHVWVYVLLGAIIFIETGLVIFPFLPGDSILFFVGSMAAMYPDKLSMPLLILIMGSLAFLANLLNYEIGRKFGDVIPKHKTLSKFLKPEYIEEAEQFFAKWGSWAIFLGRFMPIIRTVVPFTAGTSRMPHKKFVLYNFLGGFAWVIVALGAGFLFGQVPFIKKNFELVMLAIVAVSLLPAVIGVAKRYFAGRKAV